One window of the Clostridium sp. MB40-C1 genome contains the following:
- a CDS encoding protein kinase: MDTDINSYVQLDRKIEKLLWKAKLLGSGHNGVVYLLPNNKAIKIFKDKKVCEKEYSILKKTGKSKYFPRTYNKGEYYIIRDYVRGERLDEYIKNKRLNKEICHNLIKLIKEFKKLHFKKLDIRCKDIYVGRKNSLMIIDPKNNYSKEVVYPRHLMKGLNKLGVLDEFLSVVKEESPENYELWNSRIRQYLEKGIK; this comes from the coding sequence ATGGATACAGATATTAATTCTTATGTTCAATTAGATAGAAAAATTGAGAAGCTTCTTTGGAAAGCAAAACTTTTAGGAAGTGGTCATAATGGAGTAGTATATTTGCTTCCTAATAATAAGGCAATTAAAATCTTTAAAGATAAAAAGGTATGTGAAAAAGAATATAGTATTTTAAAGAAAACAGGTAAAAGTAAGTATTTTCCTAGAACATATAATAAAGGAGAATATTATATAATTAGAGATTATGTAAGAGGAGAAAGGTTAGATGAATATATAAAAAACAAAAGATTAAATAAGGAAATATGTCACAATCTTATCAAACTTATTAAAGAATTTAAAAAACTCCATTTTAAAAAGCTAGATATAAGATGTAAAGACATATATGTAGGAAGGAAAAATTCTTTAATGATAATAGATCCTAAAAACAATTATTCTAAAGAAGTTGTATATCCTAGACATTTAATGAAAGGATTAAATAAACTAGGGGTATTAGATGAATTTCTGTCTGTAGTAAAAGAAGAATCACCTGAGAACTATGAATTGTGGAATTCTAGGATTAGACAATATTTGGAGAAAGGAATTAAGTAA